In one window of Nitrospirota bacterium DNA:
- the secF gene encoding protein translocase subunit SecF yields MFELLGKTRIDFIGKRYYAFLFSGLMIVLGLISLFSISMGKANLGIDFAGGTAVQLKFEHPVKIEDARVILEKNDLKEAELQEFSEGNKLLIRIKKQTTIQEKIAEKVVSIFTKELPDNHFVIDSSEEIGPTIGQKLQKDATLAVGIAMLGIIIYIAFRFEFRFGVAAAIATFHDVLAVLGIFYLLHREINLLIVTALLTLAGYSLTDTVVVFDRIRENLRLRSRETLEQVINNGINQVLSRTIVVSLTVFLVLLALFFFGGEVIHDFSFALLMGVVIGTYSSIFVASPILVVWKGSKGKLLRRMA; encoded by the coding sequence ATGTTTGAATTATTAGGGAAGACGCGAATTGATTTTATAGGTAAGCGCTACTATGCATTTCTGTTTTCCGGATTGATGATTGTGTTAGGGCTCATTTCTCTATTCTCGATCAGTATGGGAAAGGCCAATCTCGGAATTGATTTTGCCGGAGGAACGGCTGTTCAGCTTAAATTCGAACACCCTGTCAAGATTGAGGATGCCAGGGTGATTTTGGAAAAAAATGATCTGAAGGAAGCAGAACTCCAGGAGTTTTCAGAGGGGAATAAACTCCTGATACGAATCAAGAAACAGACAACCATTCAGGAAAAGATTGCAGAAAAAGTCGTTTCAATTTTTACAAAGGAACTGCCAGACAATCATTTTGTCATTGATAGCAGCGAAGAGATCGGACCTACGATCGGTCAGAAACTTCAAAAAGATGCGACGCTTGCTGTTGGGATCGCCATGCTCGGAATTATCATCTATATAGCCTTTCGTTTCGAGTTTAGATTTGGTGTGGCGGCGGCCATTGCGACATTTCATGATGTTTTGGCTGTTTTGGGAATATTTTATTTATTGCATAGGGAGATTAATCTTCTTATTGTGACTGCGCTTTTAACGCTTGCCGGATACTCCTTGACGGATACGGTGGTAGTTTTTGACCGGATCAGGGAGAATTTAAGGCTGAGAAGCCGGGAGACCCTGGAACAGGTGATTAACAATGGCATCAATCAGGTATTGAGTCGTACGATTGTAGTCTCCTTGACGGTCTTTCTCGTCCTATTGGCTCTATTCTTTTTTGGGGGAGAGGTGATTCATGACTTTTCATTTGCTCTTCTGATGGGAGTTGTTATCGGAACTTACTCTTCCATATTTGTCGCAAGCCCAATCCTTGTCGTTTGGAAAGGGAGCAAGGGAAAACTTCTTCGTCGAATGGCCTGA
- a CDS encoding ABC transporter ATP-binding protein, with translation MNSPSPVLLEIKNLSKSFILNHREIEVLRGINLNVAKGEFLSIIGASGVGKSTFLHLLGALDSPTRGEILFEGTKLSQLGESSLAEFRNKQVGFVFQFHHLLPEFTALENAAMPGLIRGISKKESLQMAKKILEEVGLGHRTDHKPGELSGGEQQRVAVARALLLSPSLVLADEPTGNLDSRTSMEIFKLLRKLNQDKKITFILVTHNEKIAVQGDRLLEMVDGTIKVS, from the coding sequence ATGAATAGTCCCTCACCCGTTCTCCTGGAAATTAAAAACCTGAGCAAATCATTTATTTTGAATCACCGGGAAATCGAAGTTCTCCGGGGAATAAATCTGAACGTTGCAAAAGGGGAATTTCTCTCAATTATCGGAGCTTCCGGAGTGGGGAAAAGTACCTTTCTCCATCTATTGGGCGCTCTCGATTCGCCAACCCGCGGAGAAATTCTCTTTGAAGGAACCAAACTCTCACAATTGGGAGAGTCCTCTCTTGCAGAATTTCGAAATAAACAGGTCGGTTTTGTTTTCCAGTTTCATCATCTTCTCCCTGAATTTACCGCGCTTGAAAATGCCGCCATGCCGGGCCTCATTCGAGGCATTTCAAAGAAAGAGTCTCTACAAATGGCAAAAAAGATTTTGGAGGAGGTTGGCTTAGGTCATCGAACCGATCATAAGCCGGGAGAGCTATCGGGAGGCGAGCAGCAAAGGGTCGCCGTAGCCAGAGCACTGTTACTGAGTCCCTCTCTTGTACTTGCAGATGAACCGACCGGGAATCTCGATTCCCGGACGAGTATGGAAATTTTTAAATTACTTAGAAAATTAAATCAGGATAAGAAGATCACCTTTATTCTGGTCACCCATAATGAAAAGATCGCCGTTCAGGGAGATCGGTTACTGGAAATGGTCGATGGCACGATCAAGGTATCCTGA
- the secD gene encoding protein translocase subunit SecD, whose protein sequence is MKKGIKGRIILISLTILSSIVFFLPSTRFYSLFPSWWGNIFPNKGINLGLDLQGGIHLVLEVEQDEAVSNNLDQMMAGIKDSANEKKIEVSSVKKVAMSDILIEYPRKEAKETLTKVINDQFPFLISKESKDNALLLTLSNDEASRIKENAVSQSMETIRNRIDQFGVAEPLIQRQGTNQILIQLPGIKNPQQALSLIKTTALLEFKLVDDENSFSRELPNSLKLDQEEKFKSEFGPRIPEGDEILFEKIVDKDSQAVTKRPFLIKKRTLLTGDKLSDARMSFDEYNKPYVSVVFDRTGSKQFETITAENVRKRLAIILDGTVYSAPVIQDRILGGRAQISGGFTPEEATSLAIVLRAGALPAPVKTIQNVTVGPSLGRDSIEMGFRAAKWGTLLVVVFMIFYYRLAGLIADFALVLNVILLIGALAALNATLTLPGIAGIILTIGMSVDSNVLIFERIREELRLGKPVRGAIDSGYDKAFLTIIDSHVTTLITALVLFIFGTGPIKGFAVSLSLGVTINLFTSLVGTKVIFDMITMRKKIETLSI, encoded by the coding sequence ATGAAAAAGGGGATCAAGGGAAGAATCATTTTAATTAGTTTGACGATACTCAGTTCGATTGTGTTTTTTTTACCTTCCACCCGATTCTATTCCCTTTTCCCCAGCTGGTGGGGAAATATTTTTCCGAATAAAGGAATCAATCTTGGCCTTGATTTACAAGGTGGAATTCATCTTGTTCTTGAAGTGGAACAAGATGAGGCTGTTTCAAATAATCTGGATCAAATGATGGCGGGGATCAAAGATTCCGCAAATGAAAAAAAGATTGAGGTCAGTTCGGTTAAAAAAGTGGCGATGTCCGATATTCTGATTGAGTATCCCAGAAAGGAAGCAAAAGAAACGTTGACAAAAGTGATCAATGATCAATTTCCTTTCTTAATCAGCAAGGAATCGAAAGACAATGCCCTGTTATTGACGCTGTCAAATGACGAGGCTAGCCGAATCAAGGAGAACGCGGTCTCCCAATCGATGGAGACCATTCGAAATCGGATCGACCAGTTTGGTGTTGCAGAACCGTTGATCCAGAGGCAGGGGACGAACCAGATCCTGATTCAGCTTCCCGGCATAAAAAATCCTCAACAGGCACTCTCTCTGATCAAAACGACCGCGCTTCTGGAGTTTAAACTGGTGGATGACGAAAACAGTTTTTCCAGAGAACTTCCCAACAGTCTTAAACTGGATCAGGAAGAAAAATTTAAATCTGAATTTGGCCCCAGAATTCCAGAAGGCGATGAAATTCTTTTTGAAAAAATTGTGGACAAGGATAGCCAGGCTGTTACTAAACGTCCTTTTCTGATCAAAAAAAGAACTTTGTTGACAGGCGACAAATTGAGTGATGCGCGGATGTCATTCGATGAATACAATAAGCCCTATGTCTCAGTGGTTTTTGACAGAACCGGTTCAAAACAGTTTGAAACCATTACGGCCGAAAATGTGAGAAAACGCCTTGCGATCATACTGGACGGTACGGTCTATTCCGCCCCGGTTATTCAAGACCGAATTTTGGGCGGACGGGCCCAGATTTCAGGCGGATTTACCCCGGAAGAAGCAACCAGCCTGGCCATTGTACTGCGGGCCGGTGCGCTTCCCGCCCCGGTTAAAACAATCCAGAACGTGACGGTCGGTCCTTCTTTGGGGAGAGATTCTATCGAGATGGGTTTCCGGGCCGCAAAATGGGGCACATTACTTGTGGTGGTTTTCATGATTTTCTATTACCGGTTAGCGGGGCTCATCGCGGATTTCGCTCTGGTACTGAATGTGATTTTGTTGATTGGCGCTTTGGCAGCGCTGAATGCCACATTAACTTTGCCGGGTATCGCCGGCATCATTTTGACCATCGGGATGTCCGTCGATTCAAACGTTCTTATTTTTGAACGAATCCGCGAAGAGCTTCGGCTGGGGAAACCGGTTCGGGGAGCAATCGACTCGGGATATGATAAGGCCTTTCTGACCATCATTGATTCCCATGTGACGACACTGATTACGGCATTGGTCCTGTTTATTTTTGGAACAGGGCCCATCAAGGGGTTTGCGGTCTCCCTGAGTCTGGGCGTGACCATCAATCTTTTCACGTCGCTGGTCGGAACCAAGGTGATATTTGACATGATAACCATGAGAAAAAAGATAGAAACTTTAAGTATATAA